Proteins from one Prevotella sp. E2-28 genomic window:
- a CDS encoding polysaccharide biosynthesis/export family protein — MMKFKYFILLLMTIFVCSCSHYKDIPYFQNSAEFDGSKGAMLYDMKIKLKDNLSIFVFCPSDPETALQFRARNIPVIDYSRHPILAGATSREIRYFNVENDGCIEYPLVGKIHLEGLTIEQANAHIKEKIAPYFNKDTEYLVNVYMRNYNVTVMGEVNNPNTFEISRNKVTVLEALAMAGDMTIYGKRDNVKILRELPDGTYEVHELDMRDANILNSPYYYLQQRDIVYVEPNEAMAQNAKIGRTTQLWVRGASITISLGSLLYRVLQ, encoded by the coding sequence ATGATGAAATTCAAGTACTTCATATTATTGTTAATGACTATCTTTGTATGTTCTTGCTCTCATTACAAGGACATTCCTTATTTCCAGAACTCAGCTGAGTTTGATGGAAGTAAAGGAGCTATGCTTTATGACATGAAAATAAAGCTGAAGGACAATCTTTCTATTTTCGTGTTTTGTCCATCAGACCCAGAGACAGCACTACAATTTAGGGCTCGTAATATTCCTGTTATTGATTATTCTAGGCATCCTATTCTTGCAGGCGCAACGTCAAGGGAGATTCGGTATTTCAATGTAGAGAACGATGGCTGTATAGAATACCCTTTGGTTGGTAAGATACATTTAGAGGGATTAACTATTGAACAGGCAAATGCTCATATAAAAGAAAAGATTGCTCCATATTTTAACAAGGATACCGAGTATTTGGTGAATGTTTATATGCGCAATTATAATGTCACCGTAATGGGTGAAGTGAATAACCCCAACACCTTTGAGATATCTCGAAATAAAGTGACAGTACTTGAGGCTCTTGCTATGGCTGGTGATATGACCATCTATGGCAAACGAGACAATGTCAAGATTTTAAGAGAATTACCTGATGGTACATACGAAGTTCATGAATTGGATATGCGTGATGCAAATATATTAAATTCTCCATATTACTATCTCCAACAGAGGGATATCGTTTATGTAGAACCTAATGAGGCGATGGCACAAAACGCTAAAATCGGACGGACCACCCAATTGTGGGTCCGTGGGGCTAGTATCACTATTTCATTAGGCTCTTTACTTTACAGAGTTTTACAATAA